GCTGGCCAATCAACTCTTTTCCAACATCTCTTCTAACAGTAAAATCCTCATCGTGGGCGATAGCGATCAGCTACCGTCTGTCAGTCCCGGTCAAGTTCTAGCTGACCTGCTCCATATTCCTTCGATTCCTCAGACCCGCTTGGAAAAAATCTACCGGCAAAGCGAAGAATCAACTATCGTTACCTTAGCTAGTCAGATTCGACAGGGTATATTGCCAGCTGATTTCACCCAGAAAAAAGCAGACCGTTCCTACTTTGAAATTGCTAGTGGCCATATTCCTGCCACCATTGAGAAAATCTTAGGTGCTGCCCTCAGAAGTGGCATACCTGCTCGTGATATCCAAGTGCTGGCTCCCATGTACCGAGGGACCGCAGGGATTGATGCCATCAACCAGCTCATGCAAGAACTCCTTAATCCACCACAAAAAGACCAACTCAGTTTTGAAGCTCCCCAGTGCCACTATCGTAAGGGCGACAAGGTCATTCATTTGGTCAACGATGCTGAAATCAATGTCTTTAATGGAGATTTAGGAGTCATCACAGACCTGATTCCTGGTAAATACACCGAGTCTAAACAAGATGAGATTGTCATTGATTTTGATGGCAACGAGGTCTCTTACCCACGTAACGAATGGTACAAGATTCGCCTGGCCTATGCCATGAGCATCCATAAATCACAGGGAAGTGAGTTCCCTGTTGTCATCCTACCTATCACTAGTGCTAGTAGGCGTATGCTGGAGCGCAATCTCATCTATACAGCCATTACACGCGCCAAAAGCAAGCTTATCTTACTAGGCGAATTACAGGCCTTCGACTATGCTACCCAGCACATCGGAACTGCCCGAAAAACCTATCTGATTAAACGCTTCAGTGATTTATTGGAGAATGTTGAAGAAAAGCAACCAGCGGTCTCTGAAACAGTCACATCAAGTACCTCTGAACAATCCTACATCCTAACCGAAGAAAACTGGGACAGCATCCCCGCCATGATTGGGATTACAGAAGCAGATCTCAAAGAGATTTTTGGAAAATAGTGCACAAGAAAACCCACCTAATCAGGTGGGTTTTTATCTTATTAAAATTATTTAACTGTTGCTGTGCTTGTAATCAACTCAACAGCTTTTTTGATTGTGATGTCGTGTTTCAACATATCAGCTGAAAGCAAGCTTTGTACTTGTGCAACTTCCATGTTGTAGTCTGCAGCCAATTGCTCGATTTCTTTTTGGATTTCTTCTTCTGAAGCGTCAAATCCTTCAGCTTTGGCAACCGCTTCGATAACAAGATTAGTCTTAGTACGTGACTCAGCTTCTCCCTCATATTGTTTGTGAAGGTCTTCCTGAGTAGTTCCAGTGATTTGGAAGTACATGTCAGGGTTGATACCTTGGCGTTGCAAGTTTCCAAGGAATTCGTTTACTGAGCGGTGAACTTCTTCGTGGATCATTTCTTCTGGAAGTTCTACGATTTCAGCGTTTTCTACAGCTTTATCAATTGCTGCACCTTCAACTGCATCTTTGTAAGCTTCTTCTTTAGCAGCAGCCAATTCCTTGCGATATTTTTCTTTCAATTCAGCAAGCGTTTCAACTTCTTCATCAATGTCTTTTGCAAGTTCATCGTCAAGAGCTGGAACTTCTTTAGCTTTTACTTCGTGAATAGTTGTCACGAATTTAGCTTCTTTGCCTGCAAGGTCTTCTGCTTGGTAGTCTTCTGGGAATGTTACGATAACATCAACAGTTTCGCCAGCTGAGTGACCTACCAATTGGTCTTCGAAACCAGGGATGAATTGACCTGAACCAAGTCCAAGTGAGAAGTTTTCACCTTTTCCGCCGTCGAACTCAACACCGTCGATAGAACCAACGAAGTCAATGACAACAGTGTCGCCGTTTTCAGCAGCAGCTTCCTTGATAACCAATTCAGCCAAGTTGTTGCGTTCACGTTCGATACGCTCTTCAACGTCAGCGTCAGTTACTTCTTTTTCTACATCAACTGATACTTCAAGGTTTTTGTAGTCACCCAATTTTACTTCAGGTTTTGTAACGACTTCAGCAGTGATAACCCAGTCTTGACCTTTTTCCATTGAAGTTACGTCAATTTTTGGTTGAGCAACCACTTCAAGGCCAGCTTCTTTTACAGCTGCTTCATAAGCATTTGGCAAAAGAGCGTTCATAACGTCTTGGTAAAGTGACTCTTCACCAAATTTTTTGTCGAAGATAGGGCGTGGAAGGTGACCTTTACGGAAACCTGGAACATTAAGAGATTTCTTCACTGAGTTGAAGACACGGTCCAATTCTGGTTTGATTTGGTCTTGAGAGATAGTGAAAGTCAAGACACCACGGTTTGTTTCTTTGTTTTCAAATGATACAGACATTCTGTCATTTCTCCTTAAAATTTTTTAAATACAGCCTATTATAACATAAACGAGCGACTTTTTTCAAGTAATGACTGCGCTTTTCAACGATGGGAGAGGTACTTGCTCGCTTCTTTGATACTAAGATCAGCCATTCTTTCCTTGTTTTTCTCAATGAAAGTTTCTACCCAAGCTGGATTCGTTTTGGAGTAGTCTCGCAGAGCCCAGCCAATGGATTTATTAATAAAGAATTCTGTTTGATTCAGATTATTTTGCAGGATCTTTTCCATCAGTTGGACATTGGTCTTCTCTTTTCTTAACAACTGGTGGTCAATAGCGACTCGTCTCAACCAGATATTGTCTGACAGGCTCCATTGGAGGATTATTTTTTCCAGTTCCGGCTTGTCATACACCAAACTCCCTACTACTCGATCTAGGATATCTACGGTATCCCACCAGGATTTTGTGACGACTAACCGCTCAAGCTTAGGTAAATCGTTCTCCGTTAGATAAGACTGCATGGCTTTCAAATAATTGGCCGCCACATACTGGAATTCTCTAGATTCTTTTTCCCAGCAAGTATCTACAAAATCCCAATCGATAATCTTTGTTTTTTTCGCTTCTGGAAAGTATTTTTTATAGAGTTTATTTCTTTCTGGCGCCGCAACCCCTAGAAAGGAAAATTGATGGCGCATATAGGCCTCCATGGACCCTGCTTTTTTAGGATCTTTTGCTGCTTCTAGCTCCTCAAGTAAATCTGTTAGACTCATCTAAAACTCCTCATGCCCCACCAAGTGATGCTGAAAGGCATAGACTGCTGCCTGAGTGCGATCGCTAACCTCAAGCTTGGCAAGAATGTTGGACACGTGGGTCTTGACCGTCTTGAGAGAGATAAAGAGTTCATCTGCGATGCGCTGATTTTCGTAACCCTTGGCAATCAGTTGGAGAACATCTCGCTCACGCGCAGTCAATTCTTCATGAAGTTCCATATGGTTGCGGTGGTATTCGACCTTCTTGCTGACCTCTTGCTCAATGGCCAACTCACCAGCAGCCACCTTTCGGACAGCGTGGAGCAGTTCGTCTGCACTAGAAGTCTTGAGCATATAGCCCCTAGCACCTGCGTTTAAGACAGGCATGATTTTTTCATTGTCCAAGTAAGATGTGACAATTAATATCTTGGCTTCAGGCCATTCTTTAAGGATAGCTAAGGTCGCGTCAATCCCATTCATCTCAGGCATAACAATATCCATGACAATGACATCTGGACGCAGTTCCAAGGCCAAGTCAATACCTTGAGACCCATTTGCAGCCTCGCCCACAACTTCTACATCGTCTTGGAGGTCAAAGTAGCTTTTCAAGCCCAAGCGGACCATTTCATGGTCATCTACTAGTAAAATTCTCATCTTTACTCCTTTATCATTCCTTATCGAGCAAGGGAATGCGGATATCAACTGCCAGCCCTTGCTTGGGAGCTGTTAATAACTGAACCGTACCTGCCATATCTTCAACCCGCTCCTTGATATTACGGAGTCCATAACTCAAGTCATCTAAACTCCCCAACTGGAAACCAATCCCATTGTCCACCACCTTCAGTTGCAATTCAACATTCGTCTGATAGAGATAGACATCCAGACAAGAGGCCTGGGCATGGCGGAGAGTATTGCTAATCAACTCCTGCAAGATTCGGAAAATATGCTCCTCAATCTTCTTGGGCAATTTCGTCACATTTTGCTTGAAACTAACCTTTAGATCACTCTTGTCCTCAAGCTCTTTTAAGAGGATTTGAATTCCCTCAACCAGACTCTTCTGCTCCAGTTCAACTGGTCTCAAATGCAAGAGCAAGACTCGCAAATCCTTCTGGGCAGTTTCTAAAATAGCTGTGACACTCTGCAACTGGGTCTGCATCTTTTCTCTATCCAATTTCAAAGCCTGCTGACTGATACCCGATAAAATCATGTGGGCCGCAAACAACTCCTGACTGACTGTATCGTGCAAATCCCGAGCAATCCGCTTCCGTTCCTTCTCGATGATTTCCTCTTCCTGAGCAAGGCTGTGATTTTCAGCCTTTTGAAGCGCTTCTGTCAAAAGGTTAAGTTTACCTGACAAGGACTTGAAACTGGCATCCAAATCTGGATCTGCAAGCTGAACCACTTCCTGACCAGCCAATAAACGCTTGAGATTAGCCTGCACTTTTCTTAGAGATAGCTCTTCAACACCTCGCCAAAACAGGGCCCAGAGAAAGGTCATGGACATGCTGAACACCAACAACAAAAAGACAAATTTTTCTGTTTTTTCGACATCATGCAGGAAAATAGACCAGTCAAAGTCAAGGATTTCCAGCAAGCTGTGGGAGAAAAATAAGACAAACAGGAAGGAGGTGAGAGCAATAATTACATAGGCTTGTTTTTTCATCCTCTAATCACCTCAACATCCCCAATCATAGTGGTCAAGAAAATCTTGACACTCTTGTTACTCTTAAGATAGTCTTTCGTTTCCTGATGATAGTGTTCATTGCGGAGGGCTCGCTTGGGTTGATTGAAAAAAGTCAAATCACCATAGAGACAGTTAACGCTAAGACTGACTTCCACATCTACAGGTACAATGATTTTGGTCGTGCCTATCATCTTTCTGAGGATAATGACATTGTCATGATTGGTTAGGATAACCCTCTCCAGATGAATGGTATCCTTGCCCATGAGACGAAAGAGATTGATATCATCAAACTGGCAAGTCTGGTAGCTTGAAAAATGATGGAGATTTCCAAACCAACGATTTTTCTCCTTCTTAACCGTTACCACCTCTTCAAATACCAAATCGGTCTGCTCTTTTTCCTGGTTCATCATCGGATAAAAAAGAAAAAGGCTATAGATGACCGCAACAAAAATAGCTAGAATCACAAAAGGATTGAGCATAACGATGAAAAAGAAAAGAATGGTTGCCACTACTAAGAGAAGGTTATTACCCTCTTTACCAGTGTAATAGCGAATCAAAAGCAAAAAGAGGAATAAAATCAGCAGAAAACGTGAAAAATGCTCTGATACCATCAAAATCAGAGCTCCTGTCAAAAGACAGGCTTCGATAAATAAAAAGATTTTAAATTTTCTCATAGGTTGATCCTCTCCCTTCTATTTTATCACAATTCAAAAAAGTCACCTCGGTCTGAAGATGGAAAAAAGGCGATGGTTACGCCTTTTTCATCTGATCTTTTGCTTCTTTTAATTTTCCATAAAGAATGTAATCTACGCTTTGCAAATCTGCTATGGTAGCACAATTAAGAGCACACATAATTAAGCGTAGATCTTCTTTCCAACCTTGGACAATGCCAATCACTTCTTCAACTGAATAGGTTTCAACCAATTCCAGAACGGTTCGTGACAATCCTACAGCCTTAGCACCAAAGACCAAGCACTTAATCATATCCAGCGGATTCCGAACGCCACCACTGACCAAGAGTTCAACCTTGTCTTTCCAGTCTTGGGCATTGAGAAGGGCTTGCATGGTAGACTGGCCCCATTGATTGAGGTAATCACGCTGACCACTGCGACGGTTTTCGATATAAGCAAAGCTTGTACCGCCACGACCTGATAAGTCCACTGTACGAACACCCAGTTCATAGGCTCTTTCAATAGTCTTCACATCCATCCCAAAGCCCACTTCCTTAAGGACAATCGGAACGGGGATTTGCTTGCTATAGTCTGCCAGATGCGATTGCCAGCTTCTGAACTTCCTTTCTCCCTCGGGCATGAGCAATTCCTGCATGACATTGACATGCACTTGTAGGAGAAGAGGATTCATTTCTTCTACAGTCTGAAGTCCTAACTCGACAGGCTTGTCCAATCCAATATTGGTTCCAAGAAAGAGATTTGGATGACTAGACTTAACAGAAAAAGAGTCATCTGTTGGATCTTTGAGGGCTGCGCTATAAGAGCCCGTTACAAACAAAATACCACAGGCTTCTGCCACCTGAGCTAGTTTTTGATTGATTTCTTTACCTTTTTCACTCCCACCTGTCATGGCATTGATATAAAAAGGAAAGTCCCACTTTCGACCAGCAAACTCTGTCGACAGATCGATTTCATCCAGGTCGTAAATAGGCAAGGAAGAATGAATCAACTCAACCTCATCAAAGCTATTATAGGAACTATTCTGCTCAAGGGCATAGCGGATATGCTCATCCTTACGATTTGTCGTCATGTCCTATCCTTTCTTGATATAAGAGCTCAATCCCCAGATCGGCCCAACGGTTTTTTAAGATTTCAGTTGATTGCTCATCAAAACTCAAGGCAATACCACAGTCACCGCCACCAGCACCGCTACTCTTGGCAACAGCCTGCAAATCTTGACTGGCTTCTTTCAACTGTCTAAGCGAAGGCGTGTAAATATCTGTGCTCAAGCCTTCTAAAAGCTGACTGGCTATTTCCACCTGCTCGATAATTTTTTCTGCTTTCCCCTGTTCCAAGGCTTCTACCAAAGTAGCCACTGTTTCTTTTGAGGAACTTAAAAAACTCTGATTGATATTTTGCTTGATTTGTTGAACCATGTCACTAGATACAGCCACTTCCTTGGTCCATCCCACTAGGAAATCACATTCTAAAGTTGGTTTCACTTGCGAAATTGAAAAGCCCCAATCACGCTCTAAAACTGTCGCCAAATTTTCTTCTTCCAACCAAGCAGCTACCTGCTGGCGATCAAATGACTGGTAGAGAACCAAATCTTCTGCCACAATACAGGCAAGGTCTCCCATAGAGCCATTGTCTCCTCGCTTGAGCAAGACAGCACTAGCCAGCTTGAACAAGAGCTCCTGATCAACCGAAAGCTTATACAGAGCTAGCAGAGCCTTGATGACCAAAACAACGACGCTACCGCTAGAACCCAGACCAAACTTTTTCCCTTCTCTTTCCATTTTGCCACGGATTTCGAGAGAAAAAGGTTGCAAGGTCTGCCCATGAGAAGTCAGGAAATCTTCCACTAAAGCAATCGTTTCTTGAATCAAGTTGTAGTCAGGATTTGGCGTCAAGTCCACTACGAAATCAAACATATCCGAATAAATACGGTAACTATCAGAAAAAGTAATCTCGCCCTTCATATAGATGGGGATGGCCTTTATCAAGGCCAACTGTCCTGGCTCTAAAATAGCATACTCACCCGCCCAATAGAGTTTCCCGCAAGTTTTAACAGCAATCATCTTGACTTAAATCCTTTGTTTTTGACACGATCAAGCGATAACGTTGACCGAAGATTTCTGATAAATGCTCCAAGTCTTTCTCTTGACAGAGGACTTTGACATTGGGACCAGCATCCATAGTAAAGTAGCAGGCTTCCCCTTGTCCACGAAGCTGGCGGACAAAGTCCATGGCTTCATAGCTTGCATCCGTCAGATAAGAAAAGGCTGGTGATGCTGTTTTGGTCGTAGCGTGCATAGCCAGGGCATTTTTTTCAGTCAATTCCCCAATCTTGGTAAAGTCATTTTCCTTGAGATAAACCAGCATATCCTGATAGTCTTTCTCAGACTGACGGACCCAGTCATCAAAGGTCGTCGAAGTTTCCACACAGAGTTTCATCCCGTCACGGCTAGAGATTGGTTTTTTCTTGTCCTCTAGAACCAACATAATCATAGCTAGCTTCAAGTCTGTCTCTACAGGGTAAATTTCTCCACTATCCTTATCCCAGGCACCGAGTGGTCCATAAAAACTCCGCGAAGAAGAGCCTGAGGCAAACTTAGCCTCCTGTGCCAACTGACTTCTATCCAATCCAAGCTTGAAATAAGCATTGCAAGCCTTGACCAGGGCGGACAAACCACTAGAACTGGAGGACAGGCCCGCTGCGGTAGGCATATTGTTTTGGGTATCGATACGGACAAAGCCCTCACCCTCTGGACGGTAACGGTCAATAATCTTACTCATCTTAGCATGCTCCGCCTCATTTTGTAACTGACCATTGATATAAAAGGCATCAGCCGTCGCATCCGTCGGTAAAGGCGACAAGGTCGTCTCCGTGTACATATTTTCCAAAGTCAGAGAGATACTACTAGTAGCAGGTACCATCTCTTTCTCTTTTTTCTTTCCCCAATATTTGATAATAGCAATATTTGCGTAGGAACGTACTGTTACAGGCTCTCGATCCATGTCTGAACAGCTCCTTTCTCTTCTAATCTTTCTGCTAGTTCTTGTGCGTGTGTCAAATCGACTGCCAAGGCTATGATACAGCCTCCTAGCCCACCACCGCTCATCTTTGCACCCAGAGCACCATGACTAAGCGCCGTTTCTACCAGATGGTCTGCCTCAGGGCTACTGACACCAATTTCTTTTAAATGTAAATGCGCTTGACTGAGGATTTGTCCCAGTCTTTCAGCATCTTTTTGTGAAATCGCATCTTCTGCCTGCTGGGTCAATTCCCCCAAGGCATGTAAAAACGGTAGGGCGTCTTTCCCCTTACTTTGAACCACTTGGATGGCTTCACGGGTGTGACCATAAACGCCCGTATCTGCAATGACCAAATAGGCTGATAAATCCATCTCAAGCTCTGTAAATCCTACATTCTTAATAAAGCGAATAGGCTGGTCACTTAGACAGGTCTTGGCATCCAAACCACTAGGATTCATATGGGCAATCATCTCAGCCCGATTGACCAAGATTTCTAATACATAATGAGGCAGTTCTGCCTGATAGTAGTCAAATACCGCACGAATGGCCGCTATGCTGATAGCCGCTGACGAACCCATCCCCCGTTTCTCAGGAATAGCCGAGTCAATCTCACAGCGAATGCAAGCCTCTGTGATATCCAAATACTCTAGCGAAGCATAAACTGCCATGGACAAGGTATCCTCCTCATAGAGGCGCCAAGGACTCGCCGCAGGAACCACCTTACAAGTCACCTCCACCTCCAAAAGAGGTAAGGAAATGGCAGGATAACCGTAAACGACCGCATGCTCCCCTATTAAAATAATCTTACTATGCGCCTGACCGACACCAAGTTTTTTTGTCATATTTTCCTTTTACTAGACGAAAAACCGTCTCATACTCAATGAAAATCAAAAAGCAAACTAGGAAGCTAGCCGCAGGCTGTACTTGAGTACGGTAAGGCGACGCTGACGTGGTTTGAATTTGATTTTCGAAGAGTATTATTTTTTCCTACAAGTATTTATTCTCTCCTATCTATTTTATTATATTTTCACAAAAAAAGCGATTGTTTCCTTCACAATCGCCTCTTTCATTATTGAACCCATTCGCCATTATAATTGACAGAATAGCCATCTACGGTCGTATTCACTGCCAAAGCACCTGAGCTATAAGCATAGTACCATTTGCCATTGACCTGGAACCAACCAGTTGCCATGACTCCTGATGAACGGAGGTAGTACCACTTGCTACCAAGGTATTGCCAGCCTGTTTTCATATCACCATTTTCAGCATCTAGATAATACCAAGTCGATCCTTCTTGATACCAGCCAGTTGCCATAGCTCCTGATGAACGGAGATAGTACCAGTTATTGCCAAGTTGTTTCCAACCAGTTTGCATGATTCCAGTTTTTGGATCCAAGTAGTACCATGGAGCAGGTTTGCTTCTATCAATGTCAATAGTAACATGAAAATCTTGAGTCCAACCCTTAGCAACTTCACCAATTGGTAGTGGATTGTAAGAATCATCGCCAAAATTTCCTAGCTTATTTAAATAATACCAATTGCCGTCTTCATAAATCCAGCCTGTCTTTACAGCATAATTATTATCAAAATAATAAGTTCTCTTTTCAGGAGATGGAGTATATTGTTCACCATATACTTTTCCTGTATTTTCAGACGTTTTTGCCTCTAGTACTTGTTTATCTGTTTGTTCTAGCAAAGCTCCATCTGAGCTAAAATAATACCATTTTTGTTGGAGTCCAATTTCATTAATTGGTTGGTTATCTAATAAATTATCACGATAACCTGTTCCAGGAATTTCTAAGTATTGCCATCCAACTACCATTTCTCCTTTATCACCAAAATAGTAAGTTTTACCGTCTATTTTATGCCAATAGATTGCTTTATGATCATCTTTTATATAATATTTTCTATTATCCTTATCAACAAATTGGCCACCTGTGGTATCCGCAAATACAGTATTTGTAGCTAGCAAACCAAAGAAAAATGTTGTTAGTCCAAATTGCATAGTTTTTTTAAAAAGTTTCATTTATATGTCCTCCAATATTAAATCCACTCACCAGATGAGGCGAAATTATAAACTTTACCATCGATAGTCTGGCTACCTGTAACCATTGCTCCATTTGAATTGAGATAATACCAGTTTCCATTTACTTTGGTCCAACCTGTCTTCATATCTCCATTACTTGCATTTAGGTAGTACCAAGTTGAACCATCTTTCACCCAACCAGTTGCCATAGCTCCTGATGAACGGAGGTAGTACCACTTATTGCCAATTTGCTTCCAACCAGCTTGCATGATACCAGTTTCTGAATCTAGATAGTACCAAGCTGAACCATCATTTATCCAACCTGCACGTCTTTCACCACCAATATAGTTTTCTCCATTAATTTCCGTTTTAGCTAGATAATACCAATTAGACTGGTCATAAAGCCAACCTGTCTCTAAAGAATGATTTTGATTAAAGTAATAGTTCGTGTAAAAACTCTTCTCTTCTTTATCTTCCGGGTTTGTACGTTTTTCCCCATACTTTCTTCCAACACTGTCTTTAGTTTTAACCTCTAATGCTTTCCAACCAACAAACTCTTGTAGCACTCCATTTTTGTCAAAGTAGTACCATTCTGGCATTGGGGAACCTTCTAATCTTATACCATTAGGGTAAGGACCAATTGTATATCCTTTAACTGGCATTGGAATGTACTGCCAACCAACAACCATTTCACCATTATAATCAAAATAATAGGTCTTGCCATCAATCACTCGCCAGTCCGTTTCTTTGATGTCACCCTTCTTGTAGTAGGTTCTACCATTTTCTTGGACAAATTGCCAACCTTCTGAATCAGCATCATCCGCCAATACTGCACTTGTTGCTAGCAAACCAAAGAAAAAGACTGCTAATGCGATTTGCATCAATTTTTTTATTGTTTTCATTAGATATATCCTCCTGCAAGGATTATAGTAAAAATTAAATTGTATGTCAATATGACGGCCTTAAAACAATGCATAGTATATTGATACAAGGTGTAAACAAATCGATTAGAATAGACAAATTAATTTATAGAAATATTTTAAGAGTCATAGTGTCCTGCTCTAGTTGCAAATAGATATATTATGCGCTTACAGTCAGCCTGCGATTTCCTGAAATGCAAAAATCTCCTAGCAGGCTTTCCTGCTAGGAGACTTTCTTATGAGAGGTACTTGTTCAAGCTTTAAAAATCGGATTTATCATCTGATAATTATCAAACAATCTACCAATTAAGCTTCTTCGTCTTCTTTACGACGACGGCCTGCAAGACCAAGACCAAGTAACGCACTTGCGGCAGCTGCTACCATAGCTACAGTAGAATCTGCTGTACCAGTATTTGGCAACTCTTTCGCTCCTGCTTTCTTAGCTGGTGTTGTTGCATGTGAGCCTTGTTCAGCAGATGTAACTGCTTTAGCAGCTGGTGCTACTGCATGTGAACCTTGTTCAGCAGATGTAACTGCTTTAGCAGCTGGGATTACAGCTGTGCTGCCATCTGGGAAGGTTACTGTAGTTGTACCATCTTTGCCAACTTTAACATCTGTTGCTGTTGGGTTAGCTTTCTTAACTGCTTCTGCTACCTTAGCTTTTTCCGCATCAGTCAAGTTGCTTGGATCTACAACTGGTGTTACTGATGGATCTTTAACACCATCTGCATCCTTAGACATATCATCTGCTTTAGCAGCTGGGATTACGGCTGTTGTGCCATTTTTACCTACGTTAACATCTGTTGCTGTTGGATTAGATTTCTTAACTGTATCACCTGATGGAATAACGGCTGTGCTACCATCTGGGAAGGTTACTGTGGTTGTGCCATCTTTGCCAACTTTAACATCTGTTACTGTTGGGTTAGCTTTCTTAACTGCGTCTGCTACCTTAGCTTTTTCTGCTTCAGTCAAGTTGCTTGGATCTACAACTGGTGTTACCGCTGGATCCTTAACTGCGTTATCTGATGATTTCTTAACTGTATCACCTGATGGAATAACGGCTGTGCTACCATCTGGGAAGGTTACTGTGGTTGTACCATCTTTGCCAACTTTAACATCTGTTACTGTTGGGTTAGCTTTCTTAACTGCGTCTGCTACCTTAGCTTTTTCTGCTTCAGTCAAGTTGCTTGGATCTACAACTGGTGTTACCGCTGGATCCTTAACTACGTTATCTGATGATTTCTTAA
Above is a genomic segment from Streptococcus mitis containing:
- a CDS encoding phosphomevalonate kinase gives rise to the protein MIAVKTCGKLYWAGEYAILEPGQLALIKAIPIYMKGEITFSDSYRIYSDMFDFVVDLTPNPDYNLIQETIALVEDFLTSHGQTLQPFSLEIRGKMEREGKKFGLGSSGSVVVLVIKALLALYKLSVDQELLFKLASAVLLKRGDNGSMGDLACIVAEDLVLYQSFDRQQVAAWLEEENLATVLERDWGFSISQVKPTLECDFLVGWTKEVAVSSDMVQQIKQNINQSFLSSSKETVATLVEALEQGKAEKIIEQVEIASQLLEGLSTDIYTPSLRQLKEASQDLQAVAKSSGAGGGDCGIALSFDEQSTEILKNRWADLGIELLYQERIGHDDKS
- a CDS encoding mevalonate kinase, encoding MTKKLGVGQAHSKIILIGEHAVVYGYPAISLPLLEVEVTCKVVPAASPWRLYEEDTLSMAVYASLEYLDITEACIRCEIDSAIPEKRGMGSSAAISIAAIRAVFDYYQAELPHYVLEILVNRAEMIAHMNPSGLDAKTCLSDQPIRFIKNVGFTELEMDLSAYLVIADTGVYGHTREAIQVVQSKGKDALPFLHALGELTQQAEDAISQKDAERLGQILSQAHLHLKEIGVSSPEADHLVETALSHGALGAKMSGGGLGGCIIALAVDLTHAQELAERLEEKGAVQTWIESL
- a CDS encoding diphosphomevalonate decarboxylase, whose product is MDREPVTVRSYANIAIIKYWGKKKEKEMVPATSSISLTLENMYTETTLSPLPTDATADAFYINGQLQNEAEHAKMSKIIDRYRPEGEGFVRIDTQNNMPTAAGLSSSSSGLSALVKACNAYFKLGLDRSQLAQEAKFASGSSSRSFYGPLGAWDKDSGEIYPVETDLKLAMIMLVLEDKKKPISSRDGMKLCVETSTTFDDWVRQSEKDYQDMLVYLKENDFTKIGELTEKNALAMHATTKTASPAFSYLTDASYEAMDFVRQLRGQGEACYFTMDAGPNVKVLCQEKDLEHLSEIFGQRYRLIVSKTKDLSQDDCC
- a CDS encoding DNA alkylation repair protein, whose protein sequence is MSLTDLLEELEAAKDPKKAGSMEAYMRHQFSFLGVAAPERNKLYKKYFPEAKKTKIIDWDFVDTCWEKESREFQYVAANYLKAMQSYLTENDLPKLERLVVTKSWWDTVDILDRVVGSLVYDKPELEKIILQWSLSDNIWLRRVAIDHQLLRKEKTNVQLMEKILQNNLNQTEFFINKSIGWALRDYSKTNPAWVETFIEKNKERMADLSIKEASKYLSHR
- a CDS encoding histidine kinase produces the protein MKKQAYVIIALTSFLFVLFFSHSLLEILDFDWSIFLHDVEKTEKFVFLLLVFSMSMTFLWALFWRGVEELSLRKVQANLKRLLAGQEVVQLADPDLDASFKSLSGKLNLLTEALQKAENHSLAQEEEIIEKERKRIARDLHDTVSQELFAAHMILSGISQQALKLDREKMQTQLQSVTAILETAQKDLRVLLLHLRPVELEQKSLVEGIQILLKELEDKSDLKVSFKQNVTKLPKKIEEHIFRILQELISNTLRHAQASCLDVYLYQTNVELQLKVVDNGIGFQLGSLDDLSYGLRNIKERVEDMAGTVQLLTAPKQGLAVDIRIPLLDKE
- the tig gene encoding trigger factor (Tig; RopA; peptidyl-prolyl cis/trans isomerase; promotes folding of newly synthesized proteins; binds ribosomal 50S subunit; forms a homodimer), with protein sequence MSVSFENKETNRGVLTFTISQDQIKPELDRVFNSVKKSLNVPGFRKGHLPRPIFDKKFGEESLYQDVMNALLPNAYEAAVKEAGLEVVAQPKIDVTSMEKGQDWVITAEVVTKPEVKLGDYKNLEVSVDVEKEVTDADVEERIERERNNLAELVIKEAAAENGDTVVIDFVGSIDGVEFDGGKGENFSLGLGSGQFIPGFEDQLVGHSAGETVDVIVTFPEDYQAEDLAGKEAKFVTTIHEVKAKEVPALDDELAKDIDEEVETLAELKEKYRKELAAAKEEAYKDAVEGAAIDKAVENAEIVELPEEMIHEEVHRSVNEFLGNLQRQGINPDMYFQITGTTQEDLHKQYEGEAESRTKTNLVIEAVAKAEGFDASEEEIQKEIEQLAADYNMEVAQVQSLLSADMLKHDITIKKAVELITSTATVK
- a CDS encoding type 2 isopentenyl-diphosphate Delta-isomerase — protein: MTTNRKDEHIRYALEQNSSYNSFDEVELIHSSLPIYDLDEIDLSTEFAGRKWDFPFYINAMTGGSEKGKEINQKLAQVAEACGILFVTGSYSAALKDPTDDSFSVKSSHPNLFLGTNIGLDKPVELGLQTVEEMNPLLLQVHVNVMQELLMPEGERKFRSWQSHLADYSKQIPVPIVLKEVGFGMDVKTIERAYELGVRTVDLSGRGGTSFAYIENRRSGQRDYLNQWGQSTMQALLNAQDWKDKVELLVSGGVRNPLDMIKCLVFGAKAVGLSRTVLELVETYSVEEVIGIVQGWKEDLRLIMCALNCATIADLQSVDYILYGKLKEAKDQMKKA
- a CDS encoding transporter, producing the protein MRKFKIFLFIEACLLTGALILMVSEHFSRFLLILFLFLLLIRYYTGKEGNNLLLVVATILFFFIVMLNPFVILAIFVAVIYSLFLFYPMMNQEKEQTDLVFEEVVTVKKEKNRWFGNLHHFSSYQTCQFDDINLFRLMGKDTIHLERVILTNHDNVIILRKMIGTTKIIVPVDVEVSLSVNCLYGDLTFFNQPKRALRNEHYHQETKDYLKSNKSVKIFLTTMIGDVEVIRG
- a CDS encoding LuxR family transcriptional regulator — its product is MRILLVDDHEMVRLGLKSYFDLQDDVEVVGEAANGSQGIDLALELRPDVIVMDIVMPEMNGIDATLAILKEWPEAKILIVTSYLDNEKIMPVLNAGARGYMLKTSSADELLHAVRKVAAGELAIEQEVSKKVEYHRNHMELHEELTARERDVLQLIAKGYENQRIADELFISLKTVKTHVSNILAKLEVSDRTQAAVYAFQHHLVGHEEF